From the Pseudomonas baltica genome, one window contains:
- a CDS encoding cytochrome c, with the protein MQSPTIELVPRNVLKGRGTARAVAAFLTLMLCAAGAAQAEPLGADASPGKRLAVAADCVACHTAPGGKPFAGGYALSSPMGVIYSTNITPSKTAGIGGYSQEDFARAVRDGVAADGSHLYPAMPYTSYAKMTDGDIAALYAYFMHEVQPVDAPTPKTALAFPFNMRASMIGWNALFHSAQRFVPDSQKSAEVNRGNYLVNALAHCDTCHTPRNLLMGADNSKALSGGSLGGWYAPNITSDKVSGIGAWSTDELVAYLRTGHVEGKAQAAGPMAEAVENSLQHLDDGDLKAIATYLLQTPPISTGETKARHDFGQASANELTLRGTKPEDPGFHIFSGTCANCHQPNGQGNSQYPSLFHNTATARADNLVAAIIYGVHREVDGVAIDMPAFGPDALFTDRLNDQQIADVSNYVLGQFGNGVLKVSAADVAQTRAGGPPSLLVTLAKFTIPAIVVVCLLIALGLWLIVRRQRKVA; encoded by the coding sequence ATGCAGTCGCCAACGATCGAACTCGTGCCGAGGAATGTTCTCAAGGGCAGGGGCACCGCGCGTGCCGTCGCCGCTTTTCTGACCCTGATGCTGTGCGCTGCGGGCGCCGCTCAAGCTGAGCCGCTAGGCGCCGACGCGTCCCCAGGCAAACGCCTGGCCGTGGCTGCCGACTGTGTGGCGTGCCATACCGCACCGGGTGGCAAACCCTTTGCGGGCGGCTACGCGCTCAGCTCGCCGATGGGGGTGATTTACTCGACCAACATCACCCCTTCGAAAACCGCTGGCATCGGTGGGTACAGTCAGGAAGACTTCGCCCGGGCAGTTCGTGATGGTGTGGCGGCGGATGGCAGCCACCTGTATCCGGCCATGCCTTATACCTCCTACGCGAAGATGACCGATGGCGACATTGCTGCGCTGTATGCCTACTTCATGCACGAAGTGCAGCCGGTAGACGCACCGACACCGAAAACCGCACTGGCCTTCCCGTTCAACATGCGCGCCTCGATGATCGGCTGGAACGCGCTGTTCCACAGCGCCCAGCGCTTTGTGCCTGACTCGCAGAAGTCGGCCGAGGTCAACCGCGGCAACTATCTGGTCAATGCCCTGGCCCACTGCGACACCTGCCACACCCCTCGCAATCTGCTGATGGGTGCGGACAACAGCAAGGCACTATCGGGTGGATCGCTGGGCGGTTGGTATGCGCCCAACATCACCTCCGACAAAGTCAGCGGGATCGGTGCCTGGTCAACCGACGAACTGGTCGCCTATCTGCGCACCGGCCATGTAGAGGGCAAGGCCCAGGCCGCAGGCCCGATGGCGGAAGCGGTAGAAAACAGCCTGCAGCACCTGGATGACGGCGACCTCAAGGCCATCGCCACCTACCTGTTGCAGACCCCACCTATCAGCACCGGAGAAACCAAGGCGCGCCACGATTTTGGCCAAGCCTCGGCCAACGAGCTGACCCTGCGTGGCACTAAACCCGAAGACCCAGGCTTTCACATTTTCAGCGGGACGTGCGCCAACTGCCATCAGCCCAACGGCCAAGGCAACAGCCAGTACCCGTCGCTGTTCCACAACACCGCGACGGCTCGGGCCGACAACCTGGTGGCGGCGATCATCTACGGTGTTCATCGCGAAGTCGATGGTGTAGCCATCGATATGCCGGCCTTCGGCCCCGATGCGTTGTTCACCGATCGCTTGAACGACCAGCAGATCGCCGATGTGAGCAACTACGTGCTGGGCCAGTTCGGCAACGGCGTCCTGAAAGTCAGCGCCGCCGATGTCGCCCAGACCCGCGCTGGCGGCCCGCCATCGCTGCTGGTGACCCTGGCGAAATTCACTATCCCGGCCATCGTGGTCGTGTGCCTGCTGATCGCGCTGGGGTTGTGGTTGATCGTGCGCCGCCAGCGCAAGGTGGCTTGA
- a CDS encoding glucose 1-dehydrogenase, giving the protein MNPLLARFSLEGQVALITGASRGIGLAMAKGLADAGAKVVLAARDPDTLANAQADIQRNGGRCSTLVLDVNDSTSRERAFVELQTREGRLDILVNNAGVEHVQASLELDEATWDMIVDTNLKGAFFCAQAAARLMQANGGGSILNLCSLTSEVGVPGATPYGASKSGLLGMTRALATEWAALGIRVNGIGPGYFRTELTEVFYQNDDWRQSMQAKIPLARFGNLEDLAGAAIFFCSPAASYITGQVLYIDGGYLASI; this is encoded by the coding sequence ATGAACCCGCTGCTGGCGCGTTTTTCCCTTGAAGGCCAAGTCGCATTGATCACCGGCGCTTCCCGAGGGATCGGTCTGGCCATGGCCAAGGGCCTGGCCGATGCGGGTGCCAAGGTGGTACTCGCCGCTCGCGACCCAGACACCCTGGCCAACGCCCAGGCGGATATCCAGCGCAACGGCGGGCGCTGCTCGACGCTGGTCCTCGATGTAAACGACTCGACGTCTCGCGAGCGCGCTTTTGTCGAACTGCAAACCCGCGAGGGCCGCCTCGACATCCTCGTCAACAATGCCGGCGTGGAGCACGTGCAGGCGTCGCTGGAACTGGACGAAGCCACCTGGGACATGATCGTCGACACCAACCTCAAGGGCGCCTTCTTCTGCGCCCAGGCCGCAGCCCGCCTGATGCAGGCCAATGGCGGCGGCAGCATCCTCAATCTCTGTTCACTGACCAGCGAAGTCGGCGTGCCCGGCGCCACCCCCTACGGCGCGTCCAAGTCTGGTCTGCTGGGCATGACCCGCGCCCTGGCCACCGAGTGGGCGGCGCTGGGCATCCGCGTCAACGGTATCGGCCCAGGGTACTTTCGCACCGAGCTCACCGAGGTGTTCTACCAGAACGACGACTGGCGCCAGAGCATGCAGGCGAAGATCCCACTGGCGCGCTTCGGCAACCTCGAAGATCTGGCCGGCGCGGCGATTTTTTTCTGCTCGCCTGCCGCCAGCTACATCACCGGCCAGGTGCTCTATATCGACGGCGGCTACCTTGCCAGCATCTGA
- a CDS encoding GMC family oxidoreductase: MSSAEFDADVVIIGSGVMGGLIATELAKANKSVIVLEAGPRVNRRDIVETFRNAPVKLSLANAKLQGAGSPYPSLPHAPSTYGDYLQQVGPVKYNTSYLRVVGGTTWHFGSSLWRMLPNDFRLKSLYGRGRDWPISYDELEPFYARAETELGVSGVDGQDESGQGGKAWPPRSIPYPMEGLKPSYMFKRLSEMLGKGGYNPILEPNGRATRPYGKRPPCAGNNNCNPVCPIAAKYDGSMHIDEAERHGAKVLDNSVVYKIEAGDDGKITAIWYMRPDKTQHKLTAKTFVLAAYGIESPKLLLMSTSDRYPNGIANSSDQVGRNLMDHTGISMNVMTKEDMWPGEGPTQLLVYLNSRDGEFRKDYPSYKIKVRNTVPTSQITSGLIAKGVLGSKLDEGIRLQSARSLNWAVDFETLPLPENRVTPSKTKFDAIGLPVPEIYYSVPDYWHAGKAKALEDFQQFAKLLDADILSTDVGFQNRQHIMGTTIMGDDPKDSVVDRDCRTHDHHNLFIAGTSVMPSASCVNPTLTGAALSLRIADVLVKEV; the protein is encoded by the coding sequence ATGAGCAGCGCTGAATTCGATGCCGACGTCGTTATCATCGGCTCCGGCGTCATGGGCGGGCTGATCGCCACCGAGCTGGCCAAGGCCAACAAGTCGGTGATCGTCCTCGAGGCCGGCCCGCGGGTCAATCGCCGCGACATCGTCGAAACCTTCCGCAACGCGCCGGTCAAGCTGTCGCTGGCCAACGCCAAGCTGCAGGGCGCCGGCTCGCCTTACCCGAGCCTGCCCCATGCGCCATCCACCTATGGCGACTACCTGCAGCAAGTCGGCCCGGTCAAATACAACACCTCGTACCTGCGCGTAGTCGGTGGCACTACCTGGCACTTCGGTTCATCGCTGTGGCGGATGCTGCCCAACGACTTCCGCCTCAAGTCGCTGTACGGCCGCGGTCGCGATTGGCCAATCAGTTATGACGAGCTCGAGCCGTTCTATGCTCGCGCCGAAACCGAGTTGGGCGTGTCCGGCGTCGATGGTCAGGATGAAAGCGGGCAGGGCGGCAAGGCTTGGCCACCGCGCTCGATTCCGTATCCGATGGAGGGGCTGAAGCCGAGCTACATGTTCAAGCGCCTCTCGGAGATGCTCGGCAAGGGTGGCTACAACCCGATTCTGGAGCCCAACGGCCGCGCTACCCGTCCTTACGGCAAGCGTCCGCCGTGTGCGGGCAACAACAACTGCAACCCGGTGTGCCCGATCGCCGCCAAGTATGATGGCTCGATGCACATCGACGAAGCCGAACGCCATGGTGCCAAGGTGCTCGACAACTCGGTGGTGTACAAGATCGAAGCCGGTGACGACGGCAAAATCACCGCGATCTGGTACATGCGCCCGGACAAGACCCAGCACAAGCTGACCGCCAAGACCTTCGTGCTGGCAGCTTACGGCATCGAGTCGCCGAAGCTGCTGTTGATGTCGACCTCCGACAGGTACCCCAACGGCATCGCCAACTCTTCCGACCAGGTCGGCCGCAATCTGATGGACCACACCGGCATCAGCATGAACGTCATGACCAAGGAAGACATGTGGCCTGGCGAGGGCCCGACCCAGCTGCTGGTGTACCTCAACAGCCGCGACGGCGAATTCCGCAAGGACTACCCGAGCTACAAGATCAAGGTGCGCAATACCGTGCCGACTTCGCAGATCACCTCCGGGTTGATCGCCAAAGGTGTGCTGGGCTCCAAGCTCGACGAGGGCATCCGCCTGCAGTCGGCGCGTTCGCTGAACTGGGCGGTGGACTTCGAGACCCTGCCGTTGCCAGAGAACCGCGTGACGCCGAGCAAGACCAAGTTCGACGCCATCGGCCTGCCAGTACCTGAGATCTACTACAGCGTCCCGGACTACTGGCACGCCGGCAAGGCCAAGGCGCTGGAAGACTTCCAGCAGTTTGCCAAGCTGCTCGATGCCGACATTCTCAGCACCGACGTGGGCTTCCAGAACCGCCAGCACATCATGGGCACGACCATCATGGGCGACGATCCGAAGGATTCAGTGGTGGACCGGGATTGCCGTACCCATGACCACCACAATCTGTTCATTGCCGGGACCAGCGTGATGCCGTCGGCGTCGTGCGTGAACCCGACCCTTACCGGAGCCGCCCTCAGCCTGCGTATCGCCGATGTGTTGGTCAAAGAAGTCTGA
- a CDS encoding methyl-accepting chemotaxis protein, protein MRWLNDAKLSTKLILGFALCALITLVVGLLGSRGIGQLSESLKSVFSNNLVSVAGTAQAKIKAVGQSRDLYRLYLASASSAPQSVKDEFLASMDANRQASEKAYAQYRKTPLDDDERAAGDQMDRDWPAYQAMIQQYLTLLKAGDVDNARVLLLGDVQKAYRVVMDELTVMSDSNDRQVKEGAEQAQQRESSAKTVLYSGIVLAFIAALLLGLMISRLISRPIATAVASAQRIASGDLTQSIVSTGKDEAGQLLSALNDMQNSLKSTIQQIASASDQLAGAAEELNTVTDNSSRGLVRQNDEIQQAATAVTEMTSAVEEVAHNAVSTSEASKTTSQQASDGRHKARDAVTAINGATTEIAASTTMVQDLAGQVRDIGKVLDVIRAIADQTNLLALNAAIEAARAGEQGRGFAVVADEVRALAARTQASTGEIEGMISSVQLSADQAVGAMHKSQTLVTDTQALARQTGEALELIADGIAQINDRNMVIATASEEQAHVAREVDRNLLNIQDLSTQSAAGAQQSKAAAQELSSLAVSFNTLVGRFRI, encoded by the coding sequence ATGCGCTGGCTAAACGATGCAAAACTCTCGACCAAGCTGATCCTGGGCTTCGCCCTATGTGCGTTGATCACCCTGGTGGTCGGACTCCTGGGTAGCCGCGGCATCGGCCAGCTATCCGAGAGCCTGAAATCGGTGTTCAGCAACAACCTGGTGTCCGTCGCCGGCACCGCGCAGGCCAAGATCAAAGCGGTCGGTCAGAGTCGCGACCTGTATCGGCTGTACCTGGCCAGCGCCTCCAGCGCTCCGCAAAGCGTCAAGGACGAGTTTCTCGCTTCCATGGACGCCAACCGCCAAGCGAGCGAAAAAGCCTACGCGCAGTACCGCAAGACACCGCTGGATGACGACGAACGCGCCGCCGGTGACCAGATGGACCGCGATTGGCCGGCCTACCAGGCCATGATCCAGCAGTATCTGACGCTGCTGAAGGCAGGGGATGTGGACAATGCGCGCGTTCTGCTGCTGGGCGATGTGCAAAAAGCCTACCGGGTGGTCATGGACGAGTTGACCGTGATGTCCGACTCCAACGATCGACAGGTCAAGGAAGGCGCCGAACAGGCTCAACAGCGAGAATCCTCGGCCAAGACCGTGCTCTATTCCGGCATCGTGCTGGCCTTTATCGCAGCGCTACTGCTTGGGCTGATGATCAGCCGCCTGATCAGCCGTCCTATCGCCACTGCCGTGGCCAGCGCCCAACGCATTGCCAGCGGCGATCTGACCCAGAGCATCGTCAGCACCGGCAAGGACGAAGCCGGTCAACTGTTGAGCGCCCTCAACGACATGCAGAACAGCCTCAAGAGCACCATTCAGCAGATCGCCAGCGCTTCGGATCAACTGGCAGGCGCTGCGGAAGAGCTCAACACCGTGACCGACAATTCGAGCCGCGGCCTGGTACGGCAGAACGACGAGATCCAGCAGGCTGCCACTGCGGTCACCGAGATGACCTCGGCGGTGGAAGAGGTCGCACACAACGCGGTATCGACCTCCGAAGCCTCCAAGACCACCAGCCAGCAAGCCAGCGATGGCCGACACAAAGCTCGCGACGCGGTGACGGCCATCAATGGCGCGACCACTGAAATCGCTGCATCGACCACCATGGTTCAGGACTTGGCAGGCCAGGTACGGGATATCGGCAAGGTGCTCGACGTGATCCGCGCGATCGCCGACCAGACCAACCTGCTGGCCCTCAACGCGGCCATTGAGGCTGCCCGCGCTGGGGAACAGGGCCGTGGCTTTGCCGTGGTAGCCGATGAGGTCCGTGCTTTGGCGGCCCGCACTCAGGCATCGACTGGCGAGATCGAAGGCATGATTTCGTCGGTACAGCTAAGCGCCGACCAGGCCGTGGGCGCCATGCACAAGAGCCAGACACTGGTGACCGACACCCAGGCGCTCGCCCGGCAGACCGGTGAAGCGCTGGAGTTGATCGCCGACGGTATCGCGCAGATCAACGACCGCAACATGGTCATCGCCACGGCCTCGGAAGAACAGGCCCACGTCGCCCGCGAAGTCGACCGCAACCTGTTGAACATTCAGGACCTGTCGACCCAGTCGGCTGCCGGTGCCCAGCAGAGCAAAGCGGCGGCGCAGGAGCTGTCGAGCCTGGCGGTGTCGTTCAATACGTTGGTGGGTCGCTTCCGGATCTGA
- a CDS encoding bestrophin family protein, giving the protein MIIRPQNLSTLTLLFGINGSIIPAIWRKVLFTVLVSSAVVAIHGTLFHFKVILTATPFTLWGLTLAIFLGFRNTVAYQRFWEARTLWGELLIVSRNLTRQSLSLLPDLGVEQRRHLGQGLIVFSHALKNHLRADPPYEPAQQWIGDGKLKQHLPNAVLGELGKGYMNAVRETQAGTAAQLNIDQQLTRLSYVLGGCERIKGTPIPYPYILMLHRVVHVYCFLLPFCLVDAIGWFTPFAVCVLAYTFFGLDALGDQIADPFDRQPNDLPLDAMCRNVEIAVLELLDEEAPLVLQAKDGVLL; this is encoded by the coding sequence TTGATCATTCGCCCTCAAAACCTGTCCACCCTGACCTTGCTGTTCGGCATCAATGGCTCGATCATCCCGGCCATCTGGCGCAAGGTGCTGTTTACCGTGCTGGTGAGTTCGGCAGTGGTCGCCATCCACGGCACGCTGTTCCACTTCAAGGTCATCCTCACCGCCACGCCCTTCACCTTGTGGGGGCTGACGCTCGCGATCTTCCTCGGCTTTCGTAACACCGTGGCCTATCAGCGCTTCTGGGAGGCCCGCACCCTGTGGGGCGAATTGCTGATCGTCAGCCGCAACCTCACGCGTCAGAGCCTCAGCCTGCTGCCCGACCTCGGCGTGGAACAGCGTCGGCATCTGGGCCAGGGCCTGATCGTTTTCAGCCACGCGCTGAAGAACCATCTGCGTGCTGATCCCCCGTACGAGCCAGCCCAGCAATGGATCGGCGACGGCAAGCTCAAACAGCACCTGCCCAACGCGGTGCTGGGTGAACTCGGCAAAGGCTATATGAATGCCGTTCGCGAGACCCAGGCGGGCACCGCCGCGCAGCTCAATATCGATCAGCAACTGACGCGGTTGTCTTACGTGCTGGGCGGCTGCGAGCGGATCAAGGGCACACCGATCCCCTACCCCTACATCCTCATGCTGCACCGCGTGGTTCACGTGTACTGCTTTCTGCTGCCGTTCTGCCTGGTCGACGCCATCGGCTGGTTCACGCCGTTTGCGGTGTGCGTGCTGGCCTATACATTCTTCGGCCTGGATGCGCTGGGTGATCAGATTGCCGACCCATTCGACAGGCAGCCCAATGACCTGCCGCTGGATGCCATGTGCCGGAATGTAGAGATTGCGGTGCTGGAGTTGCTGGATGAAGAAGCGCCGCTGGTGCTGCAAGCGAAGGATGGGGTGTTGCTGTAA
- a CDS encoding zinc-binding dehydrogenase — MQAIRFHGKGDLRLEEIPAPAAPEPGWVTLKVRAAGICGSDLHNFRTGQWVSKLPVTPGHEFCGEITALGAGVKGFALGERVVVDSRANCGECDYCQRAQGNLCRHMGFVGEVCDGGFAAQSNQPVHRLLKVPAGISDAVAALSEPLGVALRVIARLEAEPGAPVLIAGGGPIGGLAALLLRELDQRPVLLVERNHQRAALLQAVAGVTPVALDTGLILAACGGHEPRYCIEATGSGIVLNQLVHSVASGGRIAMVGLFHGDTVVNTNALVEREIDLVGCSVFRDEQRQAVALLPRLAAKLEQLITPPIGLADVIAAYDQLSGGNSDKLKTIIIP; from the coding sequence ATGCAAGCCATCCGCTTCCACGGCAAAGGTGATCTGCGCCTAGAAGAGATCCCGGCCCCCGCCGCCCCCGAGCCCGGCTGGGTCACCCTGAAAGTGCGCGCGGCCGGCATCTGTGGCTCCGACCTGCACAATTTCCGTACCGGCCAGTGGGTGTCGAAACTGCCGGTCACCCCTGGTCATGAATTCTGTGGCGAAATCACTGCCCTCGGCGCTGGCGTCAAAGGCTTCGCTCTGGGCGAACGCGTAGTGGTGGATTCGCGCGCCAATTGTGGCGAGTGTGACTACTGCCAGCGCGCCCAAGGCAACCTGTGCCGGCACATGGGCTTTGTCGGCGAGGTCTGCGATGGCGGTTTCGCTGCGCAAAGCAACCAGCCTGTGCACCGCTTGCTGAAAGTCCCTGCGGGGATTTCCGATGCCGTCGCTGCCTTGTCCGAACCTTTGGGTGTCGCCTTGCGCGTCATCGCCCGCCTCGAAGCCGAACCTGGCGCACCAGTCCTGATTGCGGGGGGTGGGCCGATTGGCGGCCTGGCGGCCCTGTTGCTGCGCGAACTGGACCAGCGCCCGGTGCTGCTCGTAGAACGCAATCACCAGCGCGCCGCCCTGCTGCAAGCCGTCGCTGGTGTCACCCCCGTGGCCCTCGACACTGGGCTGATCCTCGCAGCATGCGGGGGCCATGAGCCTCGTTACTGCATCGAAGCCACTGGCTCGGGCATCGTCCTTAATCAACTGGTACACAGCGTCGCCTCGGGCGGGCGCATCGCCATGGTCGGGTTGTTCCACGGCGACACCGTGGTCAATACCAACGCCTTGGTCGAACGCGAAATCGACTTGGTCGGCTGCAGCGTCTTCCGCGACGAGCAACGCCAGGCGGTCGCCCTGTTGCCGCGCCTGGCCGCCAAGCTCGAACAGCTGATTACCCCGCCCATCGGGCTGGCCGACGTGATAGCCGCCTACGACCAGCTGTCCGGCGGCAACAGCGATAAACTCAAGACCATCATCATTCCATAA
- a CDS encoding sugar dehydrogenase complex small subunit codes for MNHTQSPNQDHDLRGLSRRNLLRGSVTLGLATLVGAALPWQSVLAAAPSDTDFVALSSFLVSRPVNPVLAARYYKALDKRAPNFSTNVIALQQLIAAQGYKHVDEYLAQASDTSLKATATSIVSAWYLGIVGEPVDAELIAYSQAMMYQPTHGILIIPTYGGGPATWGAKPVIKQDTSL; via the coding sequence ATGAACCACACACAAAGCCCGAATCAAGACCACGACCTGCGGGGGCTGTCACGCCGCAACCTGCTGCGCGGCTCGGTGACCCTAGGCCTGGCCACTCTGGTAGGGGCTGCCTTGCCTTGGCAGTCGGTGTTGGCCGCTGCGCCGAGCGATACCGATTTCGTCGCGCTGTCATCGTTCCTCGTCAGCCGCCCGGTCAATCCGGTGCTGGCGGCGCGTTACTACAAGGCGCTGGACAAGCGCGCGCCGAACTTCTCGACCAACGTCATCGCCCTCCAGCAACTGATTGCTGCCCAAGGCTACAAGCACGTCGATGAGTACCTGGCGCAAGCCAGCGACACCTCGCTCAAGGCCACCGCCACCAGCATCGTTTCGGCTTGGTATCTGGGTATCGTCGGCGAGCCGGTGGACGCAGAGTTGATCGCGTACTCCCAAGCCATGATGTACCAGCCGACCCACGGCATTCTGATTATCCCTACCTACGGGGGAGGCCCCGCGACCTGGGGCGCCAAACCCGTCATCAAGCAGGACACCAGTCTATGA